One window from the genome of Oryctolagus cuniculus chromosome 1, mOryCun1.1, whole genome shotgun sequence encodes:
- the LOC100343268 gene encoding large ribosomal subunit protein eL31-like has protein sequence MAPAKKGGEKKKGRSAINEVVTCEYTINIHKRIHGVGFKKRAPRALKEIRKFAMKEMGTPDVRIDTRLNKAVWAKGIRNVPYRIRVRLSRKRNEDEDSPNKLYTLVTYVPVTTFKNLQTVNVDEK, from the coding sequence ATGGCTCCCGCGAAGAAGGGCGGCGAGAAGAAGAAGGGTCGTTCTGCCATCAACGAGGTGGTGACCTGCGAGTACACCATCAACATTCACAAGCGCATCCATGGCGTGGGCTTCAAGAAGCGTGCCCCTCGGGCACTCAAAGAGATCCGGAAGTTTGCCATGAAAGAGATGGGAACTCCAGATGTGCGCATTGACACCAGGCTCAACAAAGCCGTCTGGGCCAAAGGAATAAGGAATGTCCCATACCGCATCCGCGTGAGGTTGTCCAGAAAACGTAATGAGGATGAAGATTCCCCAAACAAGCTCTACACTTTGGTTACCTACGTACCTGTCACCACTTTCAAAAATCTACAGACAGTCAATGTGGATGAGAAATGA